The Scleropages formosus chromosome 3, fSclFor1.1, whole genome shotgun sequence genome contains the following window.
tctggggttcgagtcccccctggggtgccttgcgatggactggcgtcccgtcctgggtgcgtcccctccccctccagcctcgtgttgccgggttaggctccggttcaccgcgacccccccTTGGGGCAAGTGGCTTTAGCCAACGTGTGCGTGTAAAACTAAGGTACAAGTATAAGGGCTGCATCTAATTTGATGGTTGGGTCTTATAATTGAGGGAAAAGTGCTGTGCTGCCAGGTCACTCCCTATCAGCACTCAGTTCAATTATACTGAGCTGTCAGGATTCAGAGCCAGACTGAACCTGCATCAGCACTaaagaaacccatgtgaacttTGGCAGAACACACAGTATACAAGTTTCTGTACTTAGATTCCAGCGAGGCTGAAAGCCTGAAtacctgtaaaaacaaaaacagcattcCAAACATGACAGGCCGTGCGTGCCGATCCCATCCGGGGCCATCCGTAGCGGGAAAGGAACCTAAAATGATCCGTTCGTCAGCTCGTTTCTAAAATGATCTTAAATTATAGCATTACTCGGTCTGAAGGACGACACAAAGGTACCTTTCGTCCTTGTCGCGATAAAGAGGACGAAGCTGCGTCGACGCTCTATCAGACCCGGTTACATAACCACAAGCTGCAAAGTCAGGACAGTCTAATTTCGCGGATATACACGGGAAAGGGCACGCGAGCAGAAAGCGCACACGTCCATCTTTAACATGCTGTCGTCTTCAAAAATAGCTCCCGTGACCGCAAAACTACCTTTCAAGCGCCACCGTGCGCTGGAATTTGGCACCGCCTCCAGCCTAACGCACTCGCCTCTTCCCCTCGGGGAGTCATCCTAAAGGGATTATATCATGAAAAGACTTCACACATCTCACATCCCGCAGTGTGGCTAAAAGGAAAATGCAACACTTTTAGCCGGGATGAGAGAACAAAGGAACAAGAAACACTTGCCGTCCAATTCGGTTTTAAGCGCCTTTCACTTTCCAAACCTGTGCGTGAACTCTCAGCATGTCAGacgaaaaaatattttaagaagcaACACCCCAGCGCAAAGGCCACCTGTATTAGTGGGAAGGAGGATTTCGGATAGCTCCTCGCCCTTTCTTGTTCACGCAGCCGTACGGGGTAGCGGGCGCCGCTCAGACTGCATCCCAGACccttatatttgttcatttagctcatgcttttctccaaagcaacttgcagtattaaggttacaattatgtgcccatttatagagctgggtaattttttttgagtggagcaatttagggtaagtaccttgctcaagggtactacagccagaggcggggagtgaacctgcgacctttggagccaaagaaGTAGGTTTATCCACTACGGTACCGGCCGTCCCTTGCGGACGCATCTCTGAATTGGGGTCCTATCAGgcaccagtgtgtgtttttaccatCCGCAAAGCGGACACAGATTATACCGAGTTCACACACGCAGTGAAATCACTAATCCTAAGGGGGGGtagcagtgaaccggagcctaacccagcaacacaggatgcaagactggaggggacacacccaggaagggatgccagtccatcacaaggcacccaaagcaggactcgaaccacagacccaccacagagcagaacccggccaaacctgccgcgccaccgcgccccccgtatGGAGTCCATTTCTATTTTATTCTCTCGCTGTTCTGAAGATGCcacaaaaatgtctgttttccatcaaagtacatttacatatttagcagacacttttctccaaagcgtcttccaatgaactctatgtagtgttatcagcccacgcaccttattcaccaaggtgacttacactgggtctctccatcagtggaacacactctctctgtcactcacacactacgggggaacctgaacagcatgtctttggattgtgggaggaaaccagagcacccagaagaaatccacgcagacacggggagaacatgaaaattccacacacgctgagcagggatcgaacccatggcctctcgcaccccccaggtgctgcgagacagcagcactacttgctgtgccaccgcaccgccCCGAAGCAAATGTGAAGACAAGCCATACGCAGATGCGAAAGGAACTGGGGTTAAACGTCCTGCACGCAAAGTAGCATCATTCCAGCCTTCTAATCCTTTCCCTCCAACAGCAGGACCAGCCTGTAATGATACATCAGCGAATGTGTGGGAAACCCAGTGCCCCTCCAGCGCTGTACCTTCAGGCATTTCTGCGCGTGTTCACTGGAGCCGATGGCGACGAGGCCCGGGCCGGCCATGCTGCAGAAGCTTTTCAGGCGCTGTCCGTTCTGCACGGGAACCATGGACACGGCGTAGTCCTGCAAAAAAGCCCGTAAGTGTGCCCCGTGGGAAATGGACACGATCTCCGCGGACTGACGTCACGGAGCTCCGCGGTCGCAACAGCGCCGCGATAACACCGTCTGCGCCCCGCTGCTCTGACACCACGTGCAAATACGAGCAGCATCTCCGCAGCTACGACTCGGGGTCCCGCATCTAGAAATCAAGAAATGAtccatatactatatattacattttatacgGTCTGTACAAAACGCGAAAGGCCGAAGCGAAGACTTTCTAACACGAGGTTACTCCTCTTTAATATTCtctgttctgaaaaaaaaaaattaatggtgTCGACTCTAAGGGTTCAGACCCCTGAAGCACCGGCAGCCACTGAAACTGGACGACGGCGGAACGGACGGTGTGAATGCACTGGTAACGCACAGCCTGGTTTGGACTCTTCTCTGCCAGCTGGCTCCACATCTTCCGGCCTTCAACACCGAATTAGTCCTAATGAaattaccctgaattaaaaATGCTACCCCGTTTCGCATCACTGTCAGTCAGGTGTTAGGAAATGTCTGGGACCAACGGTTCGACGTCCGATTTCTGCCTTTTCGGTCGAACGCGTTTTGCACAGTCGCCGAATTTCAACTAACCTTGAACGTGTCTGCAAGAATTTCTGCCCCTCGCTGGTTCGTCCTTGTTGATATACCCACAAAGAATTCTCTGCCTGAGTGGAATGAGAGAGAAAATACGGGGCTTTACACATTTTCTGGAACTGAAGTGTCAGCACACAGAAAGTAGAAagcttacagttttaataaaGCCAAAGAATTATGTTGTAAcagcactgggggtgggggggggtttgcgggcttggccgggtcccactctctggcaggtctagggttcgagtcccgcttagggtgccttgcgatggactggcatcccgtccggggtgcgtcccctcccactccggctttgcgccctgtgctgccagaataggctccggtttgccgcgaccccgctcgggacaagcgcctTCAGCCGGTGCGTGTGTGGCGCCGAGGGGGGCTGCTGGGTATTCGTGTACATAGCTGTTACTGCCTATTCCTgtacatagtcctgtgttcctttctCGCTGGCTCTTATATTGCTGACACTTAGTCTGCCACAGGAATTCTGGGGGTGACCCCATAACCACTGTGTGGAGCAGGGGGGTTAGAGTGACCCAGGGGAACTCTCGAGTGTTGAGCTGACTGTCTCGTACTGTCTCTGGCGTCTTTGTCAAGGCTGCCATCGAGCAGACCTGTACGCATTCAAGAAAGAGCAACTTCCTATAACCCCATCTCCAGTAGCTCCTTGGGGCGGCGCTACAATACACACAGTTTATCTTTACATAATAGAAGagtaagtgatttttttttttttttttaaatagttggGGTTCAATTTCTctcatgaacatttattcatgtaactgacacttttctccaaagtaacttccaatgttaCTCTACTACAATTACttctgtatttatacagctggtttttttttttttcttttttttttttactggaacaatttagggtaagtaccctccTCGAGGGTgttacagttggaggtgaggctcaaacctgcaacctttagatccgaAAGCAGTGGCtgcaaccactacgctaccagctgtcccacaacaAACTACAATATAAAAATCACCAATGATGCCATATTAAAAGtacttttcatattatttttactatggTATATGGTATTTTTCATGGTATTATTAGTATAGTTAGTATGCAAATAAATcatttgaaatattgaaataaattgatGTTTCGAAACaatttgtgttccactgtgccaaccccccccccccccccccaatttttaaaataatgctgtacaacataatttaaaaaaatctgagtaATATTGTGATGCACTCAGCTGTCCAGGAAGCGGAGGTTCAGTCATGCGCAGATGAACTGTATCTAAAAATCATTAACAGCCTATGGGAACAATGAGCAGTtggaaaaacaagaacagaCCGTAAATAAAATGAGAAGCATTAAAAGACCTCCGCTGGAAAAGAAGGGATCGTCCAGCGGTACGTCCCTAAACATGCGGACAGGACAGGGTCAGTCGCTAACCGGTGAACAACACATCTTCCCCATCCAGCGTGGCTGATTCGTCTTCCATGTCCACGATGTTCAAGTTCAGCTCTTTCAAGGCATTCCTCATGGCTTCGGtctgaaaaacagcaacagcgcACGCATTTCAGTCTCACAAGCCAAGGAGGGAAGAGGAGTGTAAATACCATTTAGGGGTCAGGTGGGTTCTCTTAGTGGAAACAAACTGCAACACATGTTAGTGATCACCCACGAATCAAGGAGAGAAACAAAGCGCTGCAGAGCGATGCACGGGCTGCAGCGGATACTATCGAAATATCGAGCACTTTGGACCAAGAACTAGAAACCTTTACGGACTGCTacggtacatttattcattaaacagTACTTTTCTCCGAAGGGACTTACaccgttaagctacttacggttatttacccatttatacagctgggtgagtTCGCTAGAGCAATTTTTAAGgatgagtactttgctcaagggtactacggctggagatcgaacccgcaaccttcgggTCAAAGGCAGCCGCCCCGGCGGCAGGTGGCATTGCCATCTCATCTCATAATAAGAGCATGTGACACTGCGAGAGGCGCGAGTCCTTTTTTGATGGTTTCATCAAGAGGATCGGGAAAAAGAGGCAGCTTGGAACGGCGATGAGATCAGACTGGAGAACAGAGGTCTCATCTGACAGCTGTATCGCACGGTGAGGTCAGGCAGACCGAAATTCGAAGGCCTGCGTCCAGTCGGCGGACAGACGGAGCCAAGGCATGAAGTCATGCCGATAGGCCGTCTTCCAGGCAAGAAAACCTGCGTGTTTCCATCAGGTAGCTCCGAATACTCAATCCCCGAAATATTCTGTACCGTTTCCCAGTATTCGTCAAGGGTGACGGGGATCTGGAAGAGTCCGTCGTGACTCGAACAGACCTTGGGCCTCCTGGCAAAGACACGGCCGCACCTGCGTGAACATTATAATTGGCCGCTCGCTCAAATTCTTCGCTGAAGGCATTTGGCTCCGCGCTTTGCCTTTTACCGCCACCTTTCCATCACCGCGAAACTATGAGGACGGGGTAGGTGTACGAAAGGGCGGCTTCACCTGCAGCTTCCACTCCGTCTTACCTCGAGCATTTTGCAAGGCACGTGAGCCGAAACCGAAATAATTAACGTGCGGGAGATTGAAATAAGAGTTGGAAATTTTGATTTtaagtatcttttttttaagaCGGCAAGCATAGTTCCCGCCGGTTTCCAAGAGACCGTGACTTTCTGCTCACGACAGAAACGATTGAGGAAAAAGCAAAAGCCTCGATAATCAACTCTCTCCTGAAACAGCGTGCGGGTCTCTGCGACAGAATCAAAAAAGCGAAAGTCGAGACGAAGGCAGACTCCGATGACGCTGCGCTATCATACTTCACTGTGGCACCTCTAATTACCATGtaatatagtttatttttacGCAGATACGTTAAACGTTCCCCTACTGAATCAACATCAGTACAATCTTTCCTGAAGCCTAAACCTGAAAGGATTCAAACGTAAAATACGCCGGTGCCGTTCCCCTGCCCCGCTTTGTAATTTTACAGCTGAGGCGGTGAGGTGGCTCTCCGGACGGCGCGGAATAACATATTAGCCGGGCCATTTCGGCTGTCTGAAAAGAGGAGCGGCAGATATTCTCCGTCATCAATCTCTAGGCTCTTTTATCTTCTTCTGCCGCGACAGATTTGCTCCCGAGTAATAAAGCTGGAATTCGCATTTAATGACTTTGGAAGAGATCGGAATCGGTCGCTGTTCAAAGGGGCCCGGCTGCTCGGAACACgcgggacggggggggggacctcGGTCGGTGAAAAATAATCTCTGTGCCGAAAAGCGCGCCGCCTGTCCTCGGCTGGGGAATGTTTTCTGTCCCGCTATCAGAACTTCCTCATCGGTCAGCCTGCAAAGTAAACAGGCAGGTCGCCCCATGCGGCACACGGGAGCTCGCGCCGAGCACAGCTGCGCGCGCCGCAGGGAGTCGCGAGTTGCATCACCCGCAAGGCATTTCCTGCGGCATCACGTGAAGCCGCCGGGGTCCGGAAGTCAAGCGATCCGACCCCTCGAAATAGGCACCGATGCGCTCGCGACAGTCACGCGGCAAGCCCTCTCCATCGCGACTAAATTGCTGTATTGTGCGTTTTACAATTCTCTCAGTAATTTACCGCAGATGCTAAGTAAAGGCGTTCCTCAAGAGCCTAAATGGGTCTCCTTACAGTTTACACGAGAGAAATAAACAAGGCCTGAAATTTTCACGacggaacacacacattttctgaaccgcttgtcccaaacggggtcgcggggagccggagcctaacccggcaactcagggcgcaaggctggagagggaggggacacacccaggacgggatgccagtctgtcgcaaggcaccccaagggggactcgaaccccagactcaccagagagcaggactgtggtccaacccactgtgccaccgcacccccgtcacGCCAGAACAATTCACCGAAATCATCTCATGGGTCTGAAGCGCTTGCAAACTAGCCCTGGGTTTCCGTTTTATCGTGACGTTTATTCCatcagaccccttcgctcgtctgcttctgctcgcttggtggtcccgcgcacgaacggtaaagcttggaggttctcggttctggctccgttgtggtggcaTGACCTTCCCCCGTCGCTCAGAAGTGCGGAAACGTTCAaggagggtctgaaaactcaccttttccggatccgcttcgcccaagatctctccagctcatgtaggGCGTAATTGTTCGcgcatcgtaacttcatgagcatcccccgatacaacctttattcagccattactctggtattgtactgctcatttgtatatcttataatatttaataaaaaaaaaaaaaattggtgtgggtatcaggacttgtctatcctgtgttttatgcacctacttgaacgatgaacttcggtgcagcaagcggtaagtaacgaactaggtttacttgagtcacatgtctgcagctctgtctctttctcttaatgtaatgcataaattgtacttttgctgagatgtacgtcgttttggacaaacgcatctgctaaatgattaaatgtaaatgtaaataaatgaagggggtgtggtggcgcagtgggttggactgggtcctgctctccggtgggtctggggttc
Protein-coding sequences here:
- the LOC108935167 gene encoding N(G),N(G)-dimethylarginine dimethylaminohydrolase 1-like isoform X3; protein product: MLAVLKKRYLKSKFPTLISISRTLIISVSAHVPCKMLETEAMRNALKELNLNIVDMEDESATLDGEDVLFTGREFFVGISTRTNQRGAEILADTFKDYAVSMVPVQNGQRLKSFCSMAGPGLVAIGSSEHAQKCLKVVQQMSDHRYDKLTVPDDAAANCVYMNLPGKGHVLLHCAQEEYPESAKVSLNSTQHGTSPFPSPGGLTDLLRNLRLPQRRVPLHLNATPFPS